One part of the Marinobacterium rhizophilum genome encodes these proteins:
- a CDS encoding MBL fold metallo-hydrolase — MNASIEILSGLNAKAPAAILVKAQGRCLLLDAGGALEAGADSGWALPQLPDAVLLTHDHVDHCAALHQVPAQVPVYATAPVAASLQTERDIRLLPLNGTLDIAGIKVTTGQAGHSLGGVWLHLAIGDGVFYSGDFSLESTLFAFDAPPVAGLALLDASYGLYDADQPACRAALEPWLEQPLLLPVPPSGRALEMALWLNDRPGCRWTLDSACRQQLERLHRLPAALLQPGVSARLARLTPEPFGDDVPVILAANPDGVGGEAGRLIEAQPWRAVLYTGYMPSVAQDQVERGRAHWQRWNVHPRLGDVLHLAKTLQARRVVPLFSRLDPRAAWQQALGCRLLTDTHIEI; from the coding sequence ATGAACGCCAGTATCGAGATCCTTAGCGGTCTGAATGCCAAGGCTCCGGCGGCGATTCTGGTAAAAGCTCAGGGACGCTGCCTGCTGCTGGATGCCGGCGGTGCGCTGGAGGCGGGCGCTGACAGTGGCTGGGCACTGCCGCAGCTGCCCGACGCCGTGCTGCTGACCCATGACCATGTGGATCACTGCGCCGCCCTGCACCAGGTACCTGCACAAGTGCCGGTCTATGCCACCGCACCGGTGGCCGCATCCTTGCAAACCGAGCGGGATATCCGCCTGCTGCCGCTCAACGGCACGCTCGATATAGCCGGCATCAAGGTGACAACAGGCCAGGCCGGTCATTCCCTGGGCGGTGTCTGGTTGCACCTGGCCATCGGCGACGGGGTCTTCTACAGCGGGGACTTCAGCCTGGAGTCGACCCTGTTTGCGTTTGATGCGCCGCCGGTTGCGGGTCTTGCCTTGCTGGATGCGTCCTACGGTCTGTACGACGCGGACCAGCCGGCCTGCCGCGCCGCGCTGGAACCCTGGCTGGAACAGCCTCTGCTGTTGCCGGTACCGCCATCCGGGCGGGCGCTGGAAATGGCGCTCTGGCTCAATGATCGCCCAGGCTGTCGCTGGACGCTGGATAGCGCCTGCCGGCAGCAGCTCGAGCGGCTGCACAGGTTACCCGCCGCGCTGTTGCAGCCTGGCGTCTCCGCGCGTCTGGCCCGCCTGACGCCTGAACCCTTTGGGGATGATGTGCCCGTTATTCTGGCCGCCAACCCGGACGGTGTCGGTGGCGAGGCCGGGCGCCTTATCGAGGCCCAGCCGTGGCGCGCCGTACTCTATACCGGTTATATGCCCTCGGTGGCGCAGGATCAGGTAGAGCGTGGACGTGCCCACTGGCAGCGCTGGAACGTGCATCCGCGCCTGGGTGATGTCCTGCATCTGGCGAAGACACTGCAGGCCCGCCGCGTGGTGCCGCTGTTCAGTCGCCTCGATCCGCGTGCAGCCTGGCAGCAGGCACTGGGCTGCCGCCTGCTGACAGATACACACATAGAGATTTGA
- a CDS encoding histidine phosphatase family protein, with translation MKLIRKPFVFMRHGETALNREQRICGFTDVPLNTRGENQALDAQPLLLGDWSCVATSALQRAQRTASLAVPRHEALILPGLNERHWGVLEGAPLSQLLPYASTPAGGESWDEFSRRVLSALNGLLEEYPLPLVVAHSGVYRVIRDAITGTPDGPRIENARPVRLNPADNAAGWTLEPFENNAVENGE, from the coding sequence ATGAAACTGATTCGAAAACCCTTTGTCTTCATGCGTCACGGTGAAACGGCGCTGAACCGCGAACAGCGTATCTGCGGCTTTACCGATGTGCCGCTGAACACGCGCGGGGAAAACCAGGCGCTGGACGCGCAACCCCTGCTGCTGGGTGACTGGAGCTGCGTCGCGACCAGCGCGCTGCAGCGGGCGCAGCGTACCGCGAGCCTTGCAGTGCCCCGGCACGAGGCGCTGATCTTGCCCGGCCTGAACGAGCGCCACTGGGGCGTGCTGGAAGGGGCGCCCCTGTCGCAGCTGCTGCCCTACGCCAGTACTCCGGCCGGTGGCGAGAGCTGGGATGAATTCAGTCGGCGGGTGCTGAGCGCGCTCAACGGGCTGCTGGAAGAATACCCGCTGCCGCTGGTGGTGGCGCACTCGGGCGTCTACCGCGTGATCCGCGATGCCATTACCGGTACACCGGACGGGCCACGCATAGAAAACGCCCGCCCGGTACGGCTAAACCCGGCCGACAACGCCGCCGGCTGGACGCTGGAACCGTTTGAAAACAACGCTGTAGAGAACGGCGAATAA
- a CDS encoding phosphatase domain-containing protein: protein MTDTVIVDVDGTLAEFDPARVADWVLGDTKQWTPFFEHMAGAPVIDAVRRLVRMLKAQGQMIVICSGRPASYSAETEAWLIRNEVPFDALYLRGEGDDAVCDEDVKSRLLAQMRADGFSPWLVLDDRSAVVARWREMGLTCLQCAPGDF from the coding sequence ATGACTGACACGGTCATCGTGGATGTGGACGGAACCCTGGCGGAATTCGATCCGGCGCGGGTAGCGGACTGGGTGCTGGGGGATACCAAGCAGTGGACACCGTTTTTTGAGCACATGGCGGGGGCTCCGGTGATCGATGCGGTGCGTCGCCTGGTACGGATGCTGAAGGCACAGGGGCAGATGATCGTGATCTGCAGTGGCCGGCCGGCTTCTTACAGTGCAGAAACCGAGGCCTGGCTGATCCGTAACGAGGTGCCATTCGATGCGCTTTACCTGCGCGGCGAAGGGGACGATGCCGTCTGCGACGAGGATGTAAAGTCACGGTTGCTGGCGCAGATGCGGGCCGACGGTTTCAGCCCCTGGCTGGTGCTGGATGACCGCTCGGCGGTGGTGGCGCGCTGGCGCGAGATGGGGCTGACCTGCCTGCAGTGCGCTCCGGGCGACTTCTAA
- a CDS encoding TonB-dependent receptor has product MDRQHISCALAYATLGLVLGIFMAASHDHGQMVTHAHIMLLGFVLSFIYGVMHRLWLHNSRGALAILQFCLHQIGSLVLLVSLFLMYGKILDAQLLEPLLALSSITVLVGLILMIVLFLKNAPAQSAQHTEN; this is encoded by the coding sequence ATGGACAGACAACATATAAGCTGTGCCCTGGCCTATGCCACTCTCGGCCTGGTTCTGGGCATTTTCATGGCCGCCTCCCACGACCACGGCCAGATGGTGACCCATGCCCACATCATGCTGCTGGGTTTCGTGCTGTCATTTATCTATGGCGTGATGCACCGGCTCTGGCTTCACAACAGCCGTGGCGCCCTGGCCATTCTGCAGTTCTGCCTGCATCAGATTGGCTCCCTTGTGCTGCTGGTGTCGCTGTTCCTGATGTACGGCAAGATACTGGATGCCCAGTTGCTCGAACCCCTGCTGGCGTTGTCGTCCATTACCGTGCTGGTTGGCCTGATCCTGATGATCGTGCTGTTTCTTAAAAACGCCCCGGCGCAGTCAGCGCAGCACACGGAAAACTGA
- a CDS encoding asparaginase domain-containing protein, which translates to MSRRILVIYTGGTIGMQPSIDGYVPMPGFHDQLVSLLDSRACGQLPAYDLIEFEQLIDSANLTPDNWLQMAQALAQHWNDYAGFVLLHGTDTLAYSASALSFMLDGINKPVILTGSQIPLAQLRNDALDNLVTAMLLAANPAICEVCICFNGRLLRGNRSVKVSSSGFDAFDSPNFPWLGRVGIDFELQPQLLLAAGTPGFRLAPFDADAVAVLPLYPGIGAHIAEAILTGPGIRALVLQTYGAGNPPDANQALMQVLENASQRGITLLNITQCARGGVSQGTYATGATLNRIGVIPGSDLTLEAAFAKLHVLIANGISGDALHSALGQPLCGELTQA; encoded by the coding sequence ATGAGCCGCCGCATACTGGTCATCTATACCGGCGGTACCATCGGCATGCAGCCCTCGATAGACGGTTATGTACCCATGCCAGGGTTTCATGATCAGCTCGTAAGCCTGCTCGACAGCCGTGCCTGCGGCCAGCTGCCGGCCTACGACCTGATCGAGTTCGAGCAGCTGATCGACAGTGCCAACCTGACACCGGACAACTGGCTGCAGATGGCCCAGGCCCTGGCCCAGCACTGGAACGACTATGCCGGTTTCGTGCTTTTGCACGGCACCGACACCCTGGCCTACAGCGCTTCGGCGCTGTCGTTCATGCTTGATGGCATCAACAAGCCGGTGATCCTGACCGGCTCGCAGATCCCGCTGGCCCAGCTGCGCAACGATGCCCTGGACAACCTGGTGACCGCCATGCTGCTGGCGGCCAACCCCGCCATCTGCGAGGTCTGCATCTGCTTCAACGGCCGCCTGCTGCGGGGCAATCGCAGCGTCAAGGTCAGCAGCTCGGGCTTTGATGCCTTCGACTCCCCCAACTTTCCCTGGCTTGGGCGCGTGGGCATCGACTTCGAACTGCAGCCGCAGTTGCTGCTGGCAGCCGGTACGCCCGGTTTTCGCCTGGCGCCCTTTGATGCCGATGCCGTGGCGGTGCTGCCGCTCTACCCCGGCATAGGCGCGCACATCGCCGAGGCTATTCTGACAGGGCCCGGGATCCGCGCCCTGGTACTGCAGACCTACGGTGCCGGCAATCCGCCGGATGCCAACCAGGCGCTGATGCAGGTGCTGGAGAATGCCAGCCAGCGCGGCATCACCCTGCTGAACATTACCCAGTGCGCCCGCGGCGGCGTCAGCCAGGGCACCTATGCCACCGGTGCCACCCTGAACCGCATCGGCGTGATACCCGGCAGCGACCTCACCCTGGAAGCCGCTTTTGCCAAGCTGCATGTGCTGATCGCCAACGGCATCAGCGGCGATGCGCTGCACAGTGCCCTGGGGCAACCACTGTGTGGTGAACTCACGCAGGCCTGA
- a CDS encoding aspartate ammonia-lyase gives MNTRTEHDLLGDMEIPAQAWFGIQTQRALDNFNITGVPISHFPEFIQALAMVKSAAAGANRDIGVLPAARAQAIIAACDDIIAGKLHDQFVVDLIQGGAGTSTNMNANEVIANLALDKLGHGKGQYQFLHPNDDVNRSQSTNDAYPTAVCVAVQFAARPLIDAIQNLNLALSAKALEFADVVKMGRTQLQDAVPMTLGQEFEGFAVNLGEDIDRINEACALLCEVNLGGTAIGTGINAPARYQALAVRRLAEISGLPIVSAAHLVEATSDMGAFVFFSGILKRFAVKLGKMCNDLRLLSSGPRTGLGEIMLPAMQPGSSIMPGKVNPVIPEAVNQTVYQVIASDLAVTLAAEAGQLQLNAMEPLIVYNLLNSMKMLGSACSMLQNRCISGIQANREQCARHVDNSIGIITALVPHIGYANSSRIASVALNSGSTVRELVIAEGLLDEAQLDLLLSPQSMLAPRADVA, from the coding sequence ATGAACACACGTACCGAACACGACTTGCTTGGCGATATGGAAATTCCGGCCCAGGCCTGGTTTGGCATCCAGACCCAGCGTGCGCTGGACAACTTCAATATTACCGGCGTACCCATCAGCCATTTCCCCGAATTCATCCAGGCGCTGGCCATGGTGAAATCCGCGGCGGCCGGCGCCAACCGCGACATCGGCGTGCTGCCCGCCGCCAGGGCCCAGGCCATCATCGCCGCCTGCGACGACATCATTGCCGGCAAGCTGCACGACCAGTTTGTGGTTGACCTGATCCAGGGCGGCGCCGGTACGTCCACCAACATGAATGCCAACGAGGTCATCGCCAACCTGGCACTGGACAAGCTCGGCCACGGCAAGGGCCAGTACCAGTTCCTGCACCCCAATGATGACGTTAACCGCTCCCAGTCCACCAACGACGCCTACCCGACGGCGGTGTGCGTGGCGGTGCAGTTTGCCGCCCGCCCGCTGATCGACGCCATCCAGAACCTGAACCTGGCGCTGTCCGCCAAGGCGCTGGAATTCGCCGATGTGGTGAAAATGGGCCGCACCCAGCTGCAGGATGCCGTGCCCATGACCCTGGGCCAGGAATTCGAAGGCTTTGCCGTGAACCTGGGTGAGGATATCGACCGCATCAACGAAGCCTGCGCCCTGCTGTGCGAAGTCAACCTGGGCGGCACCGCCATCGGCACCGGCATCAATGCGCCTGCGCGCTACCAGGCCCTGGCCGTGCGCCGCCTGGCAGAAATTTCCGGCCTGCCCATCGTCTCGGCCGCCCACCTGGTGGAGGCCACGTCCGACATGGGGGCCTTCGTGTTCTTCTCCGGCATACTGAAGCGCTTTGCGGTCAAGCTGGGCAAGATGTGCAATGACCTGCGCCTGCTGTCCAGTGGCCCGCGCACCGGCCTTGGCGAAATCATGCTGCCGGCGATGCAGCCGGGCTCGTCCATCATGCCCGGCAAGGTCAACCCGGTGATTCCCGAAGCCGTTAACCAGACCGTGTACCAGGTTATCGCCAGCGACCTGGCCGTGACCCTGGCCGCCGAAGCGGGCCAGCTGCAGCTCAACGCCATGGAGCCCCTGATCGTCTACAACCTGCTCAACTCCATGAAGATGCTGGGCTCAGCCTGCAGCATGCTGCAAAACCGCTGCATCAGCGGTATCCAGGCCAACCGCGAGCAGTGCGCCCGCCATGTGGACAACAGCATCGGCATCATCACCGCCCTGGTGCCCCATATCGGTTACGCCAATTCGTCGCGCATTGCCTCCGTCGCTCTGAACTCCGGTTCCACCGTCCGCGAGCTGGTCATTGCCGAGGGCTTGCTGGACGAAGCCCAGCTGGACCTGCTGCTGAGCCCCCAGTCCATGCTGGCGCCGCGGGCAGATGTCGCATGA
- a CDS encoding alanine/glycine:cation symporter family protein, translating to MLDLLNDILWGKVLIVLLIAVGIGFTLASRFVQFRYFGRMFRILGASQAFRKDKHGHLSSFQALMLSVAGRVGGGNIAGVAVAITLGGPGAIFWMWMVGLMGMATSYLECTLAQAYKQAEPDGTYRGGPAFYIAKGLGANWKWLASLYSVLLLLTFGFGFTALQSYAVATSFEDAFSIPVFYSGIGLAMIVGLIIFGGVKRIAKVAEVLVPVMAGGYILIALVVLGMNIDRIPDVFMLIVKSAFGLEQAVGGGIGAAIMMGVKRGLFSNEAGLGSAPNVAAVAYVPHPANQGIVQSFSVFIDTLVICSATAFIILLSGIYDPATLGDIGGVALTQSSLADHVGEWGRSFVSVALLLFGFSTILYNYYLGENSINFFNTDNQNLYNGFRVAIIGLVCWGATTDLSTVFAFADVTMGFLAVANLIALMMLFKPGLRIMRDFDGQISAGIEQPVFDASKFADMNIDPAAWEIEPEDRARVDQAIAAAAARTN from the coding sequence ATGCTAGATTTACTCAACGACATTCTCTGGGGCAAGGTACTGATCGTATTGCTGATCGCGGTCGGCATCGGTTTTACCCTCGCGTCGCGCTTCGTGCAGTTCCGCTATTTCGGTCGCATGTTCCGCATTCTGGGTGCCAGCCAGGCATTCAGGAAAGACAAGCATGGCCACCTGAGTTCATTCCAGGCCCTGATGCTCTCCGTCGCCGGCCGCGTCGGTGGCGGTAACATCGCCGGTGTCGCCGTCGCCATTACCCTGGGTGGCCCCGGCGCCATCTTCTGGATGTGGATGGTCGGCCTGATGGGCATGGCCACCAGCTATCTCGAGTGCACCCTGGCCCAGGCCTACAAGCAGGCGGAGCCGGACGGCACTTACCGTGGCGGACCGGCCTTTTATATTGCCAAGGGCCTTGGCGCCAACTGGAAATGGCTCGCCAGCCTGTACTCCGTACTGCTGCTGCTGACCTTCGGTTTCGGCTTTACCGCGCTGCAGTCCTACGCCGTTGCAACCTCCTTTGAAGATGCCTTCAGCATTCCCGTGTTTTACTCCGGCATCGGCCTGGCCATGATCGTTGGCCTGATCATCTTTGGCGGCGTCAAGCGTATCGCCAAGGTGGCCGAAGTACTGGTCCCCGTAATGGCGGGCGGCTATATCCTGATTGCCCTGGTGGTACTGGGCATGAATATCGACCGCATTCCCGATGTCTTCATGCTGATCGTCAAGAGTGCCTTTGGCCTTGAACAGGCTGTGGGCGGCGGCATCGGCGCGGCCATCATGATGGGCGTGAAGCGCGGCCTGTTCTCCAACGAGGCAGGACTCGGCAGCGCGCCCAACGTGGCGGCGGTCGCCTACGTGCCGCACCCGGCCAACCAGGGCATCGTGCAGTCTTTCTCGGTCTTTATCGACACCCTGGTTATCTGCTCGGCCACGGCCTTTATCATTCTGCTCAGCGGCATCTATGACCCGGCAACCCTGGGTGATATCGGTGGCGTTGCCCTGACCCAGTCGTCCCTGGCCGATCACGTGGGTGAATGGGGCCGCAGCTTCGTCAGCGTTGCACTGCTGCTGTTTGGTTTCAGCACCATCCTGTACAACTACTACCTGGGCGAGAACAGCATCAATTTTTTCAACACCGACAACCAGAACCTGTACAACGGTTTCCGGGTCGCCATCATCGGCCTGGTCTGCTGGGGTGCGACCACGGACCTGAGCACCGTGTTCGCCTTCGCCGATGTCACCATGGGCTTCCTGGCCGTGGCCAACCTGATCGCCCTGATGATGCTGTTCAAGCCGGGCCTGCGCATCATGCGTGACTTTGACGGCCAGATCAGCGCCGGCATCGAGCAGCCCGTTTTCGATGCCAGCAAGTTCGCCGACATGAACATTGATCCGGCGGCCTGGGAAATTGAGCCCGAAGACCGTGCCCGGGTAGACCAGGCTATCGCCGCGGCTGCCGCACGCACAAACTAA
- a CDS encoding helix-turn-helix transcriptional regulator, with protein sequence MSEDFSRNLRLLCSYYKSIAEVCRKLEINRPQFNRYLSGRYKPSASTLRRFCEFFGVDEHEILLPHSQFERLVRVRPRGRIDAPAQVESEHLARLAGLGNAGLERYLGYYFEYYLSMARPGQLLRTLVCLEQRGEQVYYQRTERMEAHPGDRPSHNRYLGMAYFLTDRIFMVDYESLNSHEMTQTILFPSFKNRISRLTGLKIGVSDNSERMPCCARVLFEYLGPEVSVRKALALCGVYALDSPQIDASIRDAVQNDMSPGEWHFRARY encoded by the coding sequence ATGAGTGAGGATTTTTCGCGCAACCTGCGGCTGTTGTGCAGCTATTACAAGTCGATTGCCGAGGTCTGCAGGAAGCTGGAAATCAACAGGCCCCAGTTCAACCGCTACCTGAGTGGCCGCTACAAACCCTCGGCCAGCACGCTGCGCCGCTTCTGCGAGTTCTTCGGCGTGGATGAGCATGAAATACTGCTGCCCCATAGCCAGTTCGAGCGCCTGGTGCGGGTGCGTCCCCGCGGTCGCATTGATGCCCCGGCCCAGGTCGAAAGCGAGCATCTGGCCCGGCTGGCTGGGCTGGGCAACGCCGGTCTGGAGCGCTACCTGGGGTACTACTTCGAGTACTACCTGTCGATGGCACGCCCGGGCCAGCTGTTGCGCACCCTGGTGTGCCTGGAACAGCGCGGCGAGCAGGTGTACTACCAGCGCACCGAGCGCATGGAGGCGCACCCCGGTGACCGGCCCAGCCACAATCGTTACCTGGGCATGGCCTACTTTCTGACCGATCGCATTTTCATGGTGGATTACGAGTCCCTCAACAGCCACGAGATGACCCAGACCATCCTGTTTCCCAGCTTCAAGAACCGCATTTCCCGCCTCACGGGTCTGAAGATCGGCGTGTCTGACAACAGTGAACGCATGCCCTGCTGCGCCCGGGTGCTGTTCGAATACCTGGGGCCGGAGGTGAGTGTGCGCAAGGCGCTGGCACTGTGCGGTGTTTATGCGCTGGACTCGCCCCAGATCGATGCCTCGATTCGTGATGCGGTCCAGAATGACATGAGTCCCGGCGAGTGGCACTTCAGGGCGCGTTACTGA
- a CDS encoding ribbon-helix-helix domain-containing protein, with amino-acid sequence MCKLFIQADPELWISSTRSLRIDGMVTSVRLENCFWSILEEVAQRDDMNVPQMITRLYHESIDAGHDLGNFTSFLRVCATRYLALQMSGDIPRSPRVPLRELDADSILTKERTELH; translated from the coding sequence ATGTGCAAACTCTTTATACAGGCCGATCCCGAACTCTGGATCAGTTCCACCCGCTCACTGCGCATCGACGGCATGGTCACCAGCGTGCGGCTGGAAAACTGCTTCTGGAGCATTCTGGAAGAGGTGGCACAGCGCGATGACATGAACGTGCCGCAGATGATCACACGGCTGTACCACGAGTCCATCGATGCCGGTCATGACCTGGGCAACTTCACCTCGTTCCTGCGGGTATGCGCCACCCGTTACCTTGCTTTACAGATGAGCGGCGACATTCCGCGCAGCCCACGGGTGCCGCTACGCGAGCTCGACGCCGACAGCATTCTGACGAAAGAGCGCACAGAACTGCACTGA
- a CDS encoding DJ-1/PfpI family protein, with translation MNNKKILMITGDFTEDYETMVPFQTLLAVGHQVDAVCPGKKAGDSIATAIHDFEGDQTYTEKRGHNFSLNASFDAVDVNDYDALVIPGGRAPEYLRLNPEVLAMVRHFFSSNKPVAAVCHGAQLLSAAGVIKGRACSAYPACRPEVEQAGGEYADIAIDAAITDGNLVTAPAWPAHPAWLAQFMALLNNG, from the coding sequence GTGAACAATAAAAAAATCCTCATGATCACCGGCGACTTCACCGAAGACTACGAAACCATGGTGCCCTTCCAGACCTTGCTGGCGGTTGGCCACCAGGTGGATGCCGTCTGCCCCGGCAAAAAGGCCGGCGACAGCATCGCCACGGCGATTCACGACTTCGAGGGTGACCAGACCTACACCGAAAAGCGCGGCCACAACTTCAGTCTAAACGCCAGCTTCGATGCCGTTGATGTCAACGACTACGACGCCCTGGTGATTCCCGGTGGCCGGGCACCGGAGTACCTGCGCCTCAACCCCGAGGTGCTGGCCATGGTGCGGCACTTTTTCAGCAGTAACAAGCCCGTTGCTGCCGTGTGCCACGGCGCCCAGCTGCTCAGTGCCGCCGGCGTGATCAAGGGCCGTGCCTGCTCGGCCTACCCCGCCTGCCGCCCGGAGGTGGAACAGGCCGGTGGCGAATACGCCGATATTGCCATCGACGCCGCCATCACCGACGGCAACCTGGTCACAGCCCCGGCCTGGCCGGCACATCCCGCCTGGCTGGCCCAGTTCATGGCGCTGCTAAACAACGGCTAA
- a CDS encoding ABC-F family ATPase has translation MLTTANITMQFGAKPLFENVSVKFGDGNRYGLIGANGCGKSTFMKILGGDLDPSSGNVSKDPNERIGKLRQDQFAYEEFSVVDTVIMGHDDLWKIKAARDAIYAKPEMTEEDGILAGHLEADFAEMDGYTAESRAGELLLGVGIPVEQHFGPMSEIAPGWKLRVLLAQVLFSDPDIMLLDEPTNNLDINTIRWLETVLNERNCTMIIISHDRHFLNSVCTHMADLDYGELRLYPGTYDEYMTAATQVRERQQSDNAKKKAQIADLKAFVSRFSANASKSKQATSRAKQIDKIKIEEIKPSSRQNPYIIFDQDKKLHRTALEVEGLAKRFDEELFSGFNLHINVGERIAIIGPNGIGKSTLLKCLMGELEPSAGTIKWSENSQLGYYAQDHAADFEEKVTLIDWMSQWGQKGDDEQIIRGTLGRLLFSQNDINKSVKVISGGEQGRMLFGKLMLQRPNIMLLDEPTNHLDMESIESLNLALENYPGTLLFVSHDREFVSSLATRIIELTPTGIVDFHGSYEDYLRSQGI, from the coding sequence TTGCTGACAACTGCGAATATCACCATGCAGTTTGGCGCCAAGCCGCTGTTTGAAAATGTCTCCGTCAAGTTTGGCGACGGCAATCGCTACGGCCTGATCGGCGCCAACGGCTGTGGCAAGTCCACCTTCATGAAGATCCTCGGCGGCGATCTCGATCCGTCCAGCGGCAACGTTTCCAAGGACCCGAACGAGCGCATCGGCAAACTGCGCCAGGACCAGTTCGCCTACGAAGAGTTCAGCGTGGTGGATACCGTGATCATGGGTCACGATGACCTGTGGAAGATCAAGGCGGCGCGCGATGCCATTTATGCCAAGCCCGAGATGACCGAGGAAGACGGCATCCTGGCCGGTCATCTGGAGGCGGATTTCGCCGAGATGGATGGCTACACGGCTGAGTCCCGCGCCGGCGAGCTGCTGCTGGGCGTCGGCATTCCGGTGGAACAGCATTTCGGCCCGATGAGCGAAATCGCCCCGGGCTGGAAGCTGCGTGTGCTGCTGGCCCAGGTGCTGTTCTCGGATCCCGACATCATGCTGCTCGACGAGCCGACCAACAACCTGGATATCAACACCATCCGCTGGCTGGAAACGGTGCTCAACGAGCGCAACTGCACCATGATCATCATTTCCCATGACCGTCACTTCCTGAACAGTGTCTGCACCCACATGGCGGACCTGGACTACGGCGAGCTGCGCCTGTACCCCGGCACCTATGACGAGTACATGACCGCCGCAACCCAGGTACGCGAGCGCCAGCAGAGCGACAATGCCAAGAAAAAGGCCCAGATCGCCGACCTCAAGGCCTTTGTCAGCCGTTTCTCGGCCAACGCCTCCAAGTCGAAGCAGGCAACCTCCCGTGCCAAGCAGATCGACAAGATCAAGATTGAAGAGATCAAGCCATCCAGCCGGCAGAATCCCTATATCATCTTTGATCAGGACAAGAAGCTGCACCGTACCGCGCTGGAAGTGGAAGGCCTGGCCAAGCGCTTTGATGAAGAGCTGTTCTCGGGCTTCAACCTGCACATCAATGTGGGCGAGCGCATTGCCATCATCGGCCCCAACGGTATTGGCAAGTCCACCCTGCTGAAATGCCTGATGGGCGAGCTGGAGCCCAGCGCCGGTACCATCAAGTGGTCCGAGAACAGCCAGCTGGGCTATTACGCCCAGGATCATGCGGCGGATTTCGAGGAAAAAGTCACGCTGATCGACTGGATGTCCCAGTGGGGCCAGAAGGGCGATGACGAGCAGATTATCCGTGGTACCCTCGGCCGCCTGCTGTTTTCCCAGAACGACATCAACAAGAGTGTGAAGGTCATCTCCGGTGGTGAGCAGGGTCGCATGCTGTTCGGCAAGCTGATGCTGCAGCGCCCCAATATCATGCTGCTGGACGAGCCGACCAACCACTTGGACATGGAGTCCATCGAGTCGCTCAACCTGGCGCTGGAAAACTACCCCGGCACCCTGCTGTTTGTCAGCCATGACCGCGAGTTCGTCTCCTCGCTTGCGACCCGCATTATCGAGCTGACGCCCACCGGCATCGTCGATTTCCACGGCAGCTACGAAGACTACCTGCGCAGCCAGGGTATCTAA
- a CDS encoding bifunctional methionine sulfoxide reductase B/A protein, whose amino-acid sequence MAFNTLTPEEQHVIQDKGTERPFTGQFNEHFENGLYLCKQCDAPLYRSEHKFPSHCGWPSFDDEIEGAVARHVDADGRRTEIVCAHCGGHLGHVFEGEMQTAKNIRHCVNSISMNFVSAEELAREGGCELKKAYFAGGCFWGVEHLLQQAPGVESVVSGYMGGPSENPTYTQVCSKTSGHLEVVEVSYDAAQVSYETLAKLFFEIHDPTQRGGQGPDLGPQYASAIFVADDEERATVDRLIDVLRGKGMDVVTSVLPMAPFWRAEEYHQDYYAKTGKAPYCHRYEKKF is encoded by the coding sequence ATGGCGTTCAACACACTGACACCCGAAGAGCAGCATGTTATTCAGGACAAGGGCACGGAGCGGCCCTTTACCGGCCAATTCAACGAGCACTTCGAAAATGGCCTCTACCTGTGCAAGCAGTGTGATGCACCGCTGTACCGCTCGGAACACAAGTTTCCCTCCCACTGCGGCTGGCCGAGTTTTGATGACGAAATCGAGGGCGCCGTGGCGCGTCATGTGGATGCTGACGGTCGCCGTACCGAAATCGTCTGTGCCCACTGTGGTGGTCACCTGGGGCATGTATTCGAAGGCGAAATGCAGACGGCGAAGAACATCCGTCACTGCGTAAACTCCATCTCCATGAACTTTGTCAGCGCCGAGGAACTGGCCCGCGAAGGTGGCTGCGAGCTGAAAAAAGCCTACTTTGCCGGCGGCTGCTTCTGGGGGGTCGAGCACCTGCTGCAGCAGGCGCCGGGTGTGGAGTCCGTGGTGTCGGGCTACATGGGCGGGCCTTCGGAAAACCCGACCTACACCCAGGTCTGCAGCAAGACCAGCGGGCACCTGGAAGTGGTCGAGGTCAGCTATGATGCCGCTCAGGTGAGCTACGAGACCCTGGCCAAGCTGTTTTTCGAGATTCATGACCCGACCCAGCGTGGCGGCCAGGGGCCAGACCTGGGACCGCAGTACGCATCGGCCATTTTCGTGGCGGACGATGAGGAACGTGCCACAGTCGACCGGCTGATCGACGTTCTCAGGGGCAAGGGGATGGATGTCGTTACCAGCGTGCTGCCCATGGCACCGTTCTGGCGTGCCGAGGAATACCACCAGGATTACTACGCGAAAACCGGCAAGGCACCTTACTGCCACCGCTACGAAAAGAAATTCTGA